AAACGCGGCTGCCTGGGCGGGCATGCTGCGTCAAACGGACCAGCGCACGCTCCAGCGTTATGGCGTCAGCCGACTGGTCTACTGGCTGCACCAAAGCATTCAGAAACCGCAATACCGCATGCTTGCCGTTTTGCGGCTTCAATTCGCGGCAGGCCGTATCGGAAAAGATCTGGCCGCCGATCCGGTCGCCGTGATGCTGCGCCGTCCAGGCCAGCAAACCAGCCAGCTTGGCCGCCAGGACCGATTTGAAGACGCCGCGCGTTGCGAAGTGCATGGCGGCCCGGTTATCGACGGAAATGAATATCGGCCGCTCGCGCTCTTCGCGGAACAGCTTGGTATGGGGCTTGCCGGTACGGGCCGTCACACGCCAGTCGATGCTGCGGATATCGTCGCCGGGCTGGTAAAGCCTCGCTTCGTCAAATTCCATGCCTCGGCCTTTAAAGCGCGAGACATAGCCGCCGCTCTGCGCCGAGCGTATCGAGGCATGTTTCAGGTTCAAGCCGGCCGCAGGCTTGGCAAGATCGATCAGGGTTTTGAGCGATACGGAAACCAGCTCGTCGGATGACTGTCGGGCATCGCCTGCCCATTTACTGAACAACATCAAGGTACGGCAACTCTGGCAATAAGCTCTTTGATGAAATGATCGGTTGTGATGCCTTCGGCCTCGGCTTCGTAAGACAGTATCAGACGGTGGCGCAGGACATCAAAAGCCATATCCTGAATGTCTTCGGGGCTGACAAAATCGCGCTGAGCCAGCCAGGCTTTGGCCCTGGAACAACGGTCTAGCGCGATGCTGGCTCGGGGGCTCGCGCCGTATTGCAGCCATCCGGCCAGGTCTCTGCCGTAAGCGCCGGGGTTGCGCGTCGCCAGCACGATTTGCAGCAGATAGTCCTCAAGGCTGTCGGCCATATAGAGATCCAGCACTTCATTGCGGGCATCGAATAACGTCTTTTGATCGATAGGCTCAAATTTGGCGCTGTCTTTTGCCGCCCCCTGCCTGGCTTCGTTTCGGGCCAGCTGCAGGATGCTTTTTTCATGCTCCGGTTTCGGATAATCAATTTTGACATGCAGTAAAAAACGGTCCAGTTGCGCTTCGGGCAACGGATAAGTGCCTTCCTGTTCGATAGGG
This is a stretch of genomic DNA from Methylobacter sp. YRD-M1. It encodes these proteins:
- a CDS encoding DUF58 domain-containing protein; protein product: MLFSKWAGDARQSSDELVSVSLKTLIDLAKPAAGLNLKHASIRSAQSGGYVSRFKGRGMEFDEARLYQPGDDIRSIDWRVTARTGKPHTKLFREERERPIFISVDNRAAMHFATRGVFKSVLAAKLAGLLAWTAQHHGDRIGGQIFSDTACRELKPQNGKHAVLRFLNALVQPVDQSADAITLERALVRLTQHARPGSRVYIISDFRGMNDKAETHLLKLSQHCDVVLVMVYDPLESALPAKGRYRFTDDSRDVVVDADSGAAVQYQQRFALRQQRLNQLAQSRSLAFMQCSTGDDPVQRLRYLLGHR
- a CDS encoding AAA family ATPase produces the protein MSEQNSNRSTMQSSLIRLKTYINQEIIGQDVLVERMLIGLLADGHILVEGAPGLAKTRAINILSKGVQGDFHRVQFTPDLLPADLTGTEIYRPQLGSFEFQKGPLFHNLILADEINRSPAKVQAALLEAMAERQITVGQATYPLPQLFMVMATQNPIEQEGTYPLPEAQLDRFLLHVKIDYPKPEHEKSILQLARNEARQGAAKDSAKFEPIDQKTLFDARNEVLDLYMADSLEDYLLQIVLATRNPGAYGRDLAGWLQYGASPRASIALDRCSRAKAWLAQRDFVSPEDIQDMAFDVLRHRLILSYEAEAEGITTDHFIKELIARVAVP